The proteins below come from a single Nostoc sp. KVJ3 genomic window:
- a CDS encoding SagB/ThcOx family dehydrogenase, which translates to MPELHQSIAQHYHERTKYNPQTLASKTQRLDWTKQPVPFKEYKIGSTFDLKPYIQEKPEGFANNPDAQWWQRLSRLLFRSYGLTARMPSMGSAVYLRAAPSAGGLYPAEVYVVSRGTSLLPPGLYNYQCRTHSLMHYWESDVWQTLQEACFWHPSLENTQLAIIVTAVFYRSAWRYEDRAYRRIFLDTGHLLGNIELAGAITDFRPHLIGGFVDESVNNLLYIDSQQEGAIAVLPLADLLDVNQNLPLGCTALPSATETSYPEIADGELLTYFHRHTQIQSGITGNLNLPVIKQEKSLEDKYNFPFCLKIPTTTAPIDWGQKLSELENTMYKRRSTRAYNGDDLTLDELKSLLDFTYQPQNYIDQSLDISPDYFDLNLIETFIAVCGVKGLEAGCYYYAPKAQELRQIRFKNFRRELHFLCLEQELGRDAAAVVFHTADLKAAIAQYGDRVYRYLHMDAGHLGQRLNLAAMHLNVGVSGIGGFFDDQVNEVLGIPTDEAALYITTLGRPR; encoded by the coding sequence ATGCCAGAATTACACCAATCAATTGCCCAGCATTACCACGAACGGACTAAATACAACCCTCAGACTCTTGCCTCTAAGACTCAAAGGCTAGACTGGACTAAACAGCCAGTGCCTTTTAAAGAGTACAAAATTGGCTCTACTTTTGATCTCAAACCCTATATCCAAGAAAAACCAGAGGGATTTGCTAACAACCCAGATGCTCAATGGTGGCAAAGACTCTCCCGGCTGCTGTTTCGCAGTTATGGATTGACGGCGAGAATGCCTTCTATGGGTAGTGCGGTGTATTTACGTGCTGCTCCCAGTGCTGGCGGATTATATCCTGCTGAGGTGTATGTGGTTTCCCGTGGTACGTCGTTATTGCCACCCGGTTTGTATAACTACCAGTGTCGGACTCATTCGCTGATGCATTATTGGGAAAGTGATGTTTGGCAAACTCTCCAAGAAGCTTGCTTCTGGCATCCTTCTTTAGAAAATACCCAACTAGCAATTATTGTGACTGCGGTATTCTATCGTTCTGCGTGGCGCTATGAAGATCGGGCTTATCGCCGGATTTTTCTAGATACGGGACATCTATTAGGTAATATCGAATTGGCTGGGGCGATTACTGACTTTCGCCCTCATTTAATCGGCGGCTTTGTGGATGAATCGGTAAACAATCTGCTTTATATCGATTCGCAACAAGAAGGGGCGATCGCTGTTTTACCTCTGGCAGACTTGTTAGATGTCAATCAAAATTTACCATTGGGATGTACCGCTTTACCTTCGGCAACTGAAACCAGTTATCCCGAAATCGCCGATGGTGAATTGCTGACATATTTCCATCGACACACCCAGATCCAATCAGGTATCACTGGCAATCTTAATCTACCAGTTATCAAACAAGAAAAATCTTTGGAGGATAAATATAACTTTCCTTTCTGTTTAAAAATTCCCACTACCACTGCACCTATAGACTGGGGACAAAAGTTATCAGAATTGGAAAATACTATGTACAAGCGACGCTCTACCCGCGCTTATAATGGTGATGATTTAACTTTAGATGAGTTGAAAAGTTTACTCGATTTCACTTACCAACCGCAAAATTATATAGACCAAAGTTTAGATATCTCTCCAGACTACTTTGATTTGAATTTAATTGAAACATTTATTGCTGTTTGTGGTGTCAAAGGACTGGAGGCGGGTTGTTATTATTACGCACCCAAAGCCCAAGAATTACGCCAAATTCGGTTTAAAAATTTCCGGCGAGAGTTACATTTTCTCTGTTTAGAACAAGAATTAGGGCGGGATGCAGCCGCAGTGGTGTTTCATACAGCCGATCTGAAAGCTGCGATCGCACAATATGGCGATCGCGTTTACCGTTACTTACACATGGATGCCGGTCATTTGGGACAACGCTTAAATTTAGCCGCAATGCACCTAAATGTAGGTGTCAGTGGTATCGGTGGATTCTTTGATGATCAAGTAAATGAAGTTTTGGGTATTCCTACTGATGAAGCTGCTCTATATATTACTACATTGGGACGACCAAGATAA
- a CDS encoding addiction module protein produces MTETVEKLRLELSQLSMQERAELAYFLIHSLDQDVDDNAEFAWNVELTTRMEEIGSGTADGELSDKVFTELREKYS; encoded by the coding sequence ATGACCGAGACAGTAGAGAAACTTAGACTTGAACTCTCTCAGCTATCTATGCAAGAGCGTGCAGAGCTTGCTTACTTCTTGATCCACTCTTTAGATCAAGATGTTGACGATAACGCAGAATTTGCTTGGAATGTTGAGTTAACAACAAGGATGGAAGAAATTGGTAGTGGAACAGCTGATGGTGAATTGTCAGACAAAGTATTCACCGAACTGCGAGAAAAGTACTCGTGA
- a CDS encoding type II toxin-antitoxin system RelE/ParE family toxin: protein MKQIVIHHEARAELDNSVAYYEEQKAGLGLDFLSEVEHAIGKIQQNPNIGAPYKILELRRYVVQRFPYLIFYAEFGVFIWVVAIAHGKRRPDYWKKRQVE from the coding sequence GTGAAGCAGATCGTCATTCATCATGAAGCTAGAGCAGAGTTAGATAATTCAGTCGCCTACTATGAAGAGCAAAAGGCTGGCTTGGGGCTAGATTTCTTATCTGAAGTGGAGCATGCTATTGGCAAAATTCAGCAAAACCCAAACATAGGAGCGCCGTACAAAATTCTTGAGTTGCGTCGCTACGTCGTTCAGCGTTTTCCCTATCTCATCTTCTATGCAGAATTTGGAGTGTTTATTTGGGTTGTTGCAATAGCTCATGGAAAGCGCAGACCAGATTACTGGAAGAAACGACAGGTTGAATAA
- a CDS encoding M28 family peptidase has translation MNLTERLQTSLSAIARERDPYMATAGHFFVQEYIRQEFSQCGSVEIHTFDVRGKACKNLILNLPSQAKGQKKDLPPILIGAHYDGVPGTPAADDNATGVAVLLELARKFAAQAVRYPLRLVAFDMEEYGLLGSADYAALLHQQKQRLRLMISLEMLGYKDSTPGSQNYPPPLERFYPDRGDFIALIGNLRTLPDLIGMSRNIRKAGVASQWLPVPNRGLIVPQTRLSDHAPFWDLGYPAMMVTDTAFLRNPHYHKPSDAIATLDLDFLSGVCEGLEIAIRRL, from the coding sequence TTGAATTTAACAGAGCGATTACAAACTTCCCTGAGTGCGATCGCGCGAGAACGCGATCCTTACATGGCAACGGCTGGACATTTTTTCGTCCAAGAATATATCCGCCAAGAATTTTCTCAATGTGGGAGTGTGGAAATCCACACCTTTGATGTCAGGGGCAAAGCTTGTAAGAACTTGATATTAAATTTACCTTCCCAAGCTAAAGGGCAAAAAAAAGATTTGCCACCGATTTTAATTGGCGCTCATTATGATGGTGTTCCAGGAACACCTGCGGCTGATGATAATGCTACAGGTGTGGCGGTGTTGCTGGAATTAGCGAGAAAGTTTGCTGCCCAAGCTGTCAGATATCCCTTAAGGCTAGTTGCTTTCGATATGGAAGAATACGGCTTACTGGGTAGTGCTGATTATGCCGCCCTATTGCATCAGCAAAAGCAACGGCTACGTTTAATGATCTCCCTGGAAATGCTGGGCTATAAGGATTCTACGCCTGGTTCGCAAAATTATCCCCCACCTCTAGAACGCTTCTATCCAGATAGAGGGGATTTTATTGCTTTAATTGGCAATTTGCGGACATTGCCTGATTTAATTGGGATGAGTCGTAATATTCGCAAAGCTGGTGTAGCTAGTCAATGGCTACCTGTGCCAAATCGAGGTTTAATAGTTCCCCAAACCAGACTTAGCGATCATGCGCCTTTCTGGGATTTGGGTTATCCGGCAATGATGGTGACAGATACGGCATTCTTGCGAAATCCTCATTATCATAAACCTAGTGATGCGATCGCTACTTTAGATTTAGATTTTCTGAGCGGTGTCTGTGAAGGGTTGGAAATTGCCATTCGGCGGTTGTGA
- the dnaK gene encoding molecular chaperone DnaK has translation MGKVVGIDLGTTNSVVAVMEGGKPVVIANAEGMRTTPSVVGFSKEGERVVGQMARRQTVLNPQNTFFAVKRFIGRKYAELSPDSKRVPYTIRKDEVGNIKVACPRLNKDFAPEEISAMVLKKLADDASRYLGEPVTGAVITVPAYFNDSQRQATRDAGRIAGLEVLRILNEPTAASLAYGLDRGDTETILVFDLGGGTFDVSILDVGDGIFEVKATSGDTQLGGNDFDKKIVDWLAEQFLETDEVDLRRDRQALQRLMEAAEKAKIELSAVSVTDINLPFITATEDGPKHLETRLTRSQFEGLCGDLVGRLRTPVKRALKDAGLSPRDIEEVVLVGGSTRMPMVKQLVRDLIGTEPNENVNPDEVVGVGAAIQAGILAGELKDVLLLDVTPLSLGLETIGGVMKKLIPRNTTIPVRRSDIFSTSENNQNTVEVHVVQGEREMAANNKSLGRFKLYGIPPAPRGIPQVQVSFDIDANGILQVTALDRTTGREQSITIQGASTLNESEVNRMIQDAQKYADVDRERKERVEKRTRSEALIIQAERQLREVALEFGMQFARSRRQRIDNICRDLKESLKENSDRGIDQAYADLQDALYELNREVRETYAEDEDDDLLGTIRDIFTGGDKDKDRDFPKDRDTYRERDSYSKDYGRDYGNKDYGRDYGRDNSRDSRSSSYESRPPRKARPSYQDNWDDEDDNDWL, from the coding sequence ATGGGCAAGGTAGTCGGCATCGACTTGGGTACAACCAACTCAGTAGTCGCCGTTATGGAGGGTGGCAAGCCGGTGGTGATTGCCAATGCAGAAGGAATGCGAACAACACCCTCCGTAGTTGGCTTTAGCAAGGAAGGTGAAAGGGTAGTTGGGCAAATGGCACGGCGGCAAACCGTTCTCAATCCCCAAAATACATTTTTTGCAGTGAAACGCTTTATTGGGCGCAAATATGCCGAACTTAGTCCAGATTCCAAGCGTGTACCCTACACCATCCGCAAAGACGAAGTAGGTAATATTAAAGTCGCCTGTCCTCGTCTCAATAAGGATTTCGCCCCCGAAGAAATTTCAGCAATGGTGCTAAAGAAATTGGCAGACGATGCTAGTCGCTATTTGGGTGAACCAGTGACAGGGGCAGTAATTACAGTCCCCGCTTATTTTAACGATTCTCAACGGCAAGCAACCCGCGATGCTGGCAGAATTGCTGGTTTAGAGGTGCTGCGAATTCTCAATGAACCGACTGCGGCATCTTTGGCTTATGGATTAGATCGGGGTGACACGGAAACTATCTTAGTATTTGACTTGGGTGGCGGTACTTTTGACGTGTCGATTTTAGATGTGGGTGATGGGATATTTGAAGTCAAGGCTACCAGTGGAGATACGCAACTAGGTGGTAATGACTTTGACAAAAAAATAGTAGATTGGTTAGCAGAGCAATTTCTGGAAACAGACGAGGTAGACTTAAGACGCGATCGCCAAGCTTTGCAACGTCTAATGGAAGCTGCGGAAAAAGCCAAAATAGAACTTTCTGCTGTCAGCGTCACTGATATTAACTTACCCTTCATCACTGCCACTGAAGATGGCCCCAAACATCTGGAAACTCGTTTAACTCGTTCCCAGTTTGAAGGTTTGTGTGGTGATTTGGTGGGGCGATTGCGGACACCAGTGAAACGCGCCCTCAAAGATGCCGGACTTTCACCTAGAGATATTGAAGAAGTGGTATTAGTTGGCGGTTCTACACGGATGCCAATGGTGAAGCAGCTAGTACGGGACTTAATTGGCACTGAACCAAACGAAAACGTTAACCCTGATGAAGTGGTGGGAGTGGGTGCAGCCATTCAAGCCGGCATTCTCGCCGGGGAACTCAAAGATGTGCTGCTTTTGGATGTCACACCCCTTTCTTTGGGATTGGAAACCATCGGCGGCGTGATGAAAAAACTCATTCCCCGCAACACCACCATCCCAGTCCGTCGTTCTGACATTTTTTCCACGTCTGAAAATAACCAAAATACTGTGGAAGTTCACGTAGTCCAGGGCGAACGGGAAATGGCAGCAAACAACAAGTCTTTAGGACGTTTCAAGCTGTATGGTATCCCGCCAGCACCAAGAGGAATTCCTCAAGTTCAGGTGTCATTTGATATCGATGCTAACGGTATTTTACAGGTAACAGCCTTAGATCGAACCACTGGGCGAGAGCAGAGTATTACCATTCAAGGCGCTTCCACCTTGAACGAGTCGGAAGTGAATCGAATGATTCAGGATGCCCAGAAATATGCCGATGTCGATCGCGAACGGAAAGAACGGGTAGAAAAGCGGACTCGTTCTGAGGCGTTGATTATCCAAGCAGAAAGGCAACTTAGAGAAGTAGCACTGGAATTTGGTATGCAGTTTGCCCGCAGCCGCCGCCAAAGAATTGATAATATTTGCCGAGACTTAAAAGAGAGTCTGAAGGAAAATAGCGATCGCGGCATCGATCAAGCCTACGCCGATTTGCAAGATGCTCTCTATGAGCTAAATCGGGAAGTCCGCGAGACTTATGCTGAAGATGAAGATGACGATTTGTTAGGTACTATCCGTGACATCTTTACTGGCGGTGATAAGGATAAAGACCGTGACTTTCCCAAAGACAGAGATACATATCGGGAACGCGATTCATACAGTAAAGACTATGGCAGAGATTACGGTAATAAAGATTATGGCAGAGACTATGGTCGAGACAATAGCCGAGACAGTCGCTCTTCCTCTTATGAAAGCCGTCCTCCACGCAAAGCCCGTCCCAGCTACCAAGATAACTGGGATGATGAAGATGACAATGATTGGTTGTAG
- a CDS encoding DnaJ C-terminal domain-containing protein: protein MQNLPNFRDYYEILGVSKDASGEEIKKVYRRLARQYHPDLNPGNKESEEKFKDIGEAYEVLSDSAKRSQYDQFSRYWKQKDFAGNKQTPKAKTWQSSASDRNSNQDLDPSQFSDFESFINQVIGVKNKSGTTNSSNSNTTDPFRSPRTKVAYTVNTPPRTTRRDIEARLTLPLEKAYQGGNERIRLEDGRSLEVNMPPGMVTGQTIRLRNQGVGGGDLYLKITVEPHPLFKIEGLNILCQVPVTPSEAVLGGQVEAPTLDGPVKMTIPPGVRSGQKFRLGNKGYPSDDGKRGDELVEIQIVTPKNISQEERELYEKLRQVETFKPRADLLG, encoded by the coding sequence ATGCAAAATTTGCCGAATTTCCGCGATTATTACGAGATTTTGGGAGTATCTAAAGACGCTTCTGGGGAGGAAATTAAAAAAGTTTATCGGCGGTTAGCAAGACAATATCACCCCGATCTTAATCCGGGTAACAAAGAATCTGAGGAAAAATTTAAGGATATCGGCGAGGCTTATGAAGTTCTTTCCGACTCAGCCAAGCGATCGCAATACGACCAGTTTAGCCGCTACTGGAAGCAAAAAGACTTTGCTGGCAACAAACAAACACCAAAGGCTAAAACTTGGCAGAGTAGCGCTAGCGATCGCAACAGCAATCAAGACCTAGATCCAAGTCAATTCTCTGACTTTGAAAGTTTTATTAATCAAGTTATCGGTGTCAAAAATAAGAGTGGGACAACTAACTCCAGTAATAGCAATACTACCGATCCCTTTCGTTCACCCAGAACAAAAGTTGCCTATACCGTTAATACTCCACCTCGCACTACCCGTCGAGATATAGAAGCCAGATTGACGCTACCGCTAGAAAAAGCTTATCAAGGTGGTAACGAACGCATTCGTTTAGAAGATGGGCGATCGCTAGAAGTTAATATGCCACCAGGAATGGTAACAGGTCAAACCATCCGTTTGCGGAACCAAGGCGTTGGCGGTGGCGACTTATACTTAAAAATTACCGTTGAACCTCATCCATTATTTAAGATAGAAGGTTTAAATATCCTCTGCCAAGTACCAGTTACTCCCAGCGAAGCAGTTTTAGGAGGACAGGTAGAAGCACCAACTTTAGACGGGCCAGTGAAAATGACCATCCCCCCAGGAGTTAGGTCTGGTCAAAAATTCCGACTAGGGAATAAAGGCTACCCCAGCGATGATGGGAAACGTGGCGATGAATTGGTAGAAATTCAAATAGTTACCCCAAAAAATATTAGTCAGGAAGAACGGGAACTTTACGAAAAGTTACGGCAAGTTGAAACCTTTAAACCCCGCGCTGATTTATTGGGTTAG
- a CDS encoding DUF3365 domain-containing protein: protein MLKNLKLRQKFTILLLVILVVGMSSSGLALSALLRQNATNDIASRALTLIDTMTSIREYTLTQIYPELSLKLEEKFLPQVVSAYSAREVFEILRKKPEYQDFFYKEAAINPTNLRDKADSFEANILERFRKEKDLKEVNGFRSLPIGDIFYICRPLSIKQQACLQCHSTPETAPKTMIDLFGAVNGFGWHLNEIVAAQFVSIPASKVIEKAHQSSLLIVGLVSAVFIVVILLVNIFLNRQVILPLKRITRIAEEVSTGHLEVDFEQVSNDEIGNLVKAFRRMKLSLEMAMKRIRSHTNS, encoded by the coding sequence ATGTTAAAAAACTTAAAATTGAGACAAAAATTTACAATTTTGCTACTTGTAATTCTTGTAGTAGGTATGAGTTCAAGTGGATTAGCTCTTTCTGCATTGCTGAGGCAGAATGCGACAAATGACATAGCCTCAAGAGCTTTAACACTCATTGACACAATGACTTCTATACGTGAGTACACACTTACCCAAATCTATCCAGAACTCTCTTTGAAACTAGAAGAGAAGTTTCTGCCCCAAGTTGTATCCGCATACTCAGCACGAGAAGTTTTTGAAATTCTACGAAAAAAACCAGAATATCAGGATTTCTTTTATAAAGAAGCAGCAATAAATCCTACAAATCTTCGGGATAAAGCTGATAGTTTTGAAGCAAACATTTTAGAGCGTTTTAGAAAAGAAAAAGATTTAAAAGAGGTGAATGGATTTCGCTCACTTCCGATTGGCGACATATTTTATATTTGCCGTCCGTTATCAATTAAGCAACAAGCTTGTCTTCAGTGTCATAGTACTCCTGAGACTGCTCCAAAAACTATGATTGACCTTTTTGGAGCAGTCAATGGATTTGGTTGGCACTTAAATGAAATTGTAGCAGCTCAATTTGTGTCTATACCAGCAAGTAAAGTCATCGAAAAAGCTCATCAATCCTCTTTATTAATAGTAGGACTTGTCTCTGCTGTTTTTATAGTAGTAATCCTTTTGGTTAATATCTTTTTGAATCGACAAGTTATTCTTCCTCTTAAGCGGATAACTCGTATTGCCGAAGAAGTGAGTACAGGACATTTAGAAGTTGACTTTGAGCAGGTTTCTAATGATGAAATTGGGAATCTTGTCAAAGCTTTTAGACGAATGAAATTAAGTTTAGAAATGGCAATGAAAAGAATTAGGTCTCATACCAATTCTTGA
- a CDS encoding J domain-containing protein, producing the protein MPQSSKPTYYSLLGLHPSASVIDIRRAYRELSKRYHPDTTDLPTAIAIPKFQQINEAYATLSHPERRFGYDLKIGYSRFGVIQPPPDLNHPVSRSHDWSKSAYLDASDRPLSSGEIFALFMLVLTFVGCLLLAVAIGLTRGDAAFPTHVLQSTPSVQQQINHVSQLITIVVIKN; encoded by the coding sequence ATGCCACAAAGCAGTAAACCAACTTATTACTCCCTGCTAGGACTGCATCCCTCGGCATCAGTAATTGATATTCGTCGCGCTTATCGAGAACTGAGCAAACGCTATCATCCTGATACTACAGATTTGCCTACTGCGATCGCAATTCCCAAATTTCAGCAAATCAACGAAGCCTACGCGACCCTTAGTCATCCAGAACGGCGCTTCGGCTACGATTTAAAAATTGGCTATTCCCGATTTGGAGTGATTCAACCACCCCCTGACTTGAATCATCCAGTCTCGCGTTCTCATGACTGGTCAAAGTCAGCCTACCTTGATGCGAGCGATCGCCCCTTATCATCTGGCGAAATTTTTGCTTTATTTATGCTGGTGTTAACATTTGTAGGTTGTTTGTTATTAGCAGTTGCCATTGGTTTAACTCGTGGTGATGCTGCTTTCCCAACCCACGTGTTACAGTCAACTCCATCTGTACAACAGCAAATTAACCATGTATCGCAACTAATTACCATAGTGGTAATTAAAAATTAA
- a CDS encoding DUF3143 domain-containing protein gives MALLPSDTPLYNHPLPQIEQWLKDQGCKQDETQKHCWHVQRPSWQAELWLDVEQIVVRYVQSGENGQDIQRSFKYSLSRDDVEQAVFSGP, from the coding sequence ATGGCTCTTCTTCCCTCTGATACCCCTCTATATAATCATCCCCTGCCACAAATTGAACAGTGGCTAAAAGACCAAGGCTGTAAACAAGACGAAACCCAGAAGCATTGCTGGCATGTGCAACGGCCTAGTTGGCAAGCTGAACTATGGCTCGACGTTGAACAAATCGTAGTGCGATATGTCCAATCTGGGGAAAATGGACAAGATATTCAACGTTCGTTTAAATATTCTCTCAGTCGGGATGATGTCGAACAAGCTGTGTTCTCTGGGCCATAA
- a CDS encoding DUF4157 domain-containing protein, translated as MSDRTFGHKKAGTSTFSNPSLVSPTTPTLANPTRGFGLTTNNVIQTVTEESINLQEVQTADEQSLLSETIQQQSFGHDISRISLRRPQAKLTVGEPGDKYEQEADRTAAQVMSMPNAAVQPIQREAMLEEDDEVQTKPLAASITPLVQREEISEEEEVQAKAIASIQREEMPDEEDVQTKPALQRSTDGGLQADSSIESRLNSSKGGGSPLADEVRSFMEPRFGADFSQVRVHTDGEAVQMNRDLNAQAFTHQQDVYFGAGKSPANDALTAHELTHVVQQDSAGHNRIQKTKLKNQFQEKSAARNIPVVSIAPSLPPNVNRLTLQRESGQVSTAFSKLLVVQRDPKPKSVDNRLTDIEKQQKMLVAKQQATTLDSRLRGQFGELLSNYRQSIYRISGSFQKATTNFQATQTAQMQMDAVWSQVIALLATVLIAGLFEPAMGGLGKALGKNEEQIKNWALKESLENPLNAAASGAANVATTIRGNDKANDRQTPAVQGGGVSAADPLSYLTQNLEEIEKHTQGIEGAFIARATKAETMTADEWEKWEPKAEEAKYKSLMDELKPIGPDIAKLKPAEEIAKIVERHLWAAWIRSHVPVVKSYGEHAQHKDAKTRTADDYDTVAISLGSEVEDKLNKIGISTLAQVDLTGHWYSGNSEQYRVKLFVWASNYSEKITNE; from the coding sequence ATGAGCGATCGCACGTTTGGGCACAAGAAAGCAGGTACATCAACTTTTTCAAATCCATCCCTTGTCTCACCAACAACTCCGACACTGGCGAACCCAACACGGGGCTTTGGTTTAACAACGAATAATGTCATCCAAACAGTAACTGAGGAATCAATCAACCTTCAAGAAGTGCAGACTGCTGACGAGCAATCATTGTTATCAGAAACCATTCAGCAACAGTCTTTTGGTCATGACATTAGTCGTATATCGTTGCGTCGTCCCCAAGCAAAACTAACGGTGGGAGAACCAGGGGATAAGTATGAGCAGGAGGCCGATCGCACAGCCGCTCAAGTAATGAGTATGCCAAATGCAGCCGTGCAGCCTATTCAACGAGAAGCGATGCTAGAAGAAGATGATGAGGTACAAACCAAACCTTTAGCAGCATCCATTACGCCTCTAGTACAGCGAGAAGAAATATCGGAAGAGGAAGAGGTGCAAGCTAAGGCGATCGCCTCTATTCAAAGAGAAGAAATGCCAGACGAAGAAGATGTACAGACTAAACCAGCTTTGCAGCGTTCCACCGATGGCGGTTTACAAGCAGATAGTTCGATCGAGAGTCGATTGAATAGCAGCAAGGGTGGTGGAAGTCCATTGGCGGATGAAGTGCGATCGTTCATGGAACCCCGCTTTGGGGCTGATTTTAGTCAGGTGCGGGTGCATACCGACGGTGAAGCGGTGCAGATGAACCGAGATTTGAATGCTCAGGCATTTACCCACCAGCAGGATGTTTACTTTGGCGCGGGGAAATCTCCGGCTAATGATGCGTTGACTGCACATGAGTTGACCCATGTAGTACAGCAAGACAGTGCTGGCCACAACAGAATCCAGAAAACAAAGCTCAAAAATCAGTTCCAGGAGAAATCTGCTGCTCGTAATATACCAGTAGTGAGTATAGCTCCTTCATTACCTCCTAATGTGAATCGGCTGACGCTCCAACGCGAGTCAGGTCAGGTATCCACGGCATTCAGCAAACTACTGGTAGTGCAGCGCGATCCCAAGCCAAAAAGCGTAGATAATCGACTTACTGACATTGAGAAACAACAGAAAATGCTGGTTGCTAAACAGCAAGCCACCACACTTGATTCGAGATTGCGGGGGCAATTCGGCGAGTTGTTGTCGAATTACCGCCAATCTATCTACCGCATTTCAGGATCGTTTCAGAAAGCTACAACAAACTTCCAGGCAACCCAGACTGCACAGATGCAGATGGATGCCGTATGGTCGCAAGTCATCGCCTTGCTTGCTACCGTTTTGATTGCCGGTTTGTTCGAGCCGGCAATGGGCGGTCTCGGCAAAGCGCTCGGCAAAAACGAGGAGCAAATCAAGAATTGGGCTTTGAAAGAATCGCTCGAAAACCCACTTAATGCTGCTGCTTCGGGAGCTGCCAACGTAGCTACAACTATAAGGGGCAACGACAAGGCTAACGATCGACAAACTCCTGCGGTGCAGGGCGGTGGGGTGAGTGCCGCCGACCCTCTCTCTTATCTGACCCAAAACCTTGAGGAAATCGAGAAGCACACTCAGGGCATTGAAGGGGCATTTATTGCCCGTGCGACGAAAGCCGAAACGATGACTGCTGATGAGTGGGAAAAGTGGGAACCAAAGGCGGAGGAAGCCAAGTACAAAAGTCTGATGGACGAATTGAAGCCTATTGGCCCAGACATCGCCAAGTTAAAACCAGCCGAAGAAATTGCAAAAATCGTTGAGCGTCACCTCTGGGCAGCATGGATTCGCTCACACGTGCCAGTTGTCAAATCCTATGGTGAACACGCGCAGCACAAGGATGCAAAGACCCGTACCGCCGATGATTATGACACCGTCGCCATAAGCCTTGGCTCGGAGGTCGAGGACAAGCTCAATAAGATTGGCATTTCAACCCTAGCACAAGTGGACCTGACGGGTCACTGGTACTCCGGTAATTCTGAGCAATATCGTGTCAAGCTGTTTGTTTGGGCCAGCAATTATAGCGAGAAAATCACCAATGAGTAA